One Candidatus Woesearchaeota archaeon DNA window includes the following coding sequences:
- a CDS encoding ribonuclease P, with product MKRKQHQTLKIARRRVNALLEQAQMRPAYANRYALLATKILQKFRLKKTPEQKLRICKKCSAYLVPGKTMRVRTTNGKLSITCTSCKYVRRIHFTREKNLRRKHKKEQSLLKTHSKN from the coding sequence ATGAAAAGAAAACAGCATCAAACGCTGAAAATTGCGCGCAGGCGCGTAAATGCGTTACTAGAACAAGCTCAGATGCGTCCAGCCTATGCCAATCGCTACGCTTTGCTTGCAACAAAAATCTTACAAAAATTCAGACTGAAAAAGACGCCAGAACAAAAACTGCGCATCTGCAAGAAATGCTCAGCATACCTTGTTCCAGGAAAAACGATGAGGGTAAGAACAACAAACGGAAAACTTTCAATTACGTGCACCTCTTGCAAGTACGTGCGCAGAATTCATTTTACAAGGGAGAAAAATCTGCGAAGAAAACACAAGAAAGAGCAAAGTTTATTAAAAACTCATTCTAAGAACTAG